CGTCCAGAAATCCCCGCAGCAGGATATCGCACGGAATTACTTTCACCTATGGCGCAGAGGCCCGCTCCAGCGCGGCTGCAAAAAAGCCGTCCGTATGGTGCCGGGCGGGGGTGAGGCGCAGGTAAGGCCCCTGCCCTTCCAGACCCGGAACGGCAACCGGCACAGCGGCAAAATCAGGATGCTGCGCCAGGAACTGTTCAATCTGCTGTTCATTCTCCTCCCGCAGCAGGGAGCAGGTGGCGTAGACCAGCCGTCCGCCGGGTTTGACCAGCCGCGACGCGCTGTCCAGGATCTCCGCCTGGATTTTCAGAAGCTCGGTCAGTTCCGGCCCCAG
Above is a genomic segment from Pseudomonadota bacterium containing:
- a CDS encoding rRNA cytosine-C5-methylase; amino-acid sequence: LGPELTELLKIQAEILDSASRLVKPGGRLVYATCSLLREENEQQIEQFLAQHPDFAAVPVAVPGLEGQGPYLRLTPARHHTDGFFAAALERASAP